The genomic stretch TTGATAAAGATGGTAAGCCACTCAAGCCTGTGCCTTATAACGCCAAAGAGTTGGACCAGATTAATAACCTAGCTCGTGATGCTGTTGGCTTTAATGAGCGTCGTGGTGATAGCGTCAGTGTTGCCAATATTCCGTTTAAGGTTGAAGCTGACGTTGAACCTCCTTTTTACAAGCAGGCGGGTGTAATTGAGCTCAGCAAAGAGTTCTTTAAGTTTGCGATTATTTTGGGATCTCTAGGTATTATTTTCTTTGGCGTTGTGAAGCCTTTACTCTTTCCTAAGAAGATGGATGAGGCCTTGGAAGAGCAGCGTATAGAAGAAGAGTTTGATGAGAAGATGAAGGCTGAGATGGCCCAAATGGATCCGAAAGCTCGCGACAAGCGTCGCATGGAAATGGAATTGCTCAAAGAGCGTCAGCGAATTGCTGAGGAAGAAGAGCGCGCACGTCTTGAGGAAGAGCGTGCCAAGCTTGAAGAAGATCGTAAACGTGCTGATGAAGAGAAGAAGCAAGAGTACGACGAGTTACTCAAGTACGCGCAAGAATTTGTGGAGGAGAACCCTAAAGTGGTCTCCTCTATCTTTAAAGAGTGGCTGGCCGATGATGCCGAAAAAACAAATACTGCTAATGCCGCTGCGGCAAACGCTGGTTGAGATAAAGAGTAGATAGACATGGCTGACGAAGAAACCGGCGCCCCCAAACAGCTCTCGATCGCTGAAGCTCTGAAAGAGGGCGTCAAGGGCGCAACTCAATCTGGAAGTTTGACTTTCGAGGAGCTGGATGGTGCTTCGCGCGCTGCCGTGGTGTTGTTGGCAGTAGGTGCTGAATCTGCTGCAAATGTTTTGCGTCAAATGACGCCATTTGAAGTGCAGCGCCTATCCGGAAAGATGGCGGTTGTTCGCTCCTTAAGTCGCGATCTTGTATTGCAAGTGTTGCGTCAGTTTAAGGATGTCACTGCGAATAACTCACAAGTGGCTTTCGATACCGATTCCTTCATGCAAAACATGCTGACTAAAGCGATGGGCGCTGAAGGTGCTTCTGATTTGCTCGGTCGTCTAGAGTCCACGCTCGACATGTCGGGTATTGAAACTCTGAAGCGTATGGAATCTGATGTTCTGTACGAGATGATTAAGAATGAGCATCCGCAAATTATTGCTACAGTGATGGTGTTCTTGGAACCATCGCAAGCAGCCTCTGTTCTCAAGTTGTTTGCTGATGATTTGCGTAACGAATTGATCTTGCGTATTGCCTTATTAGAGAAAGTCCAACCAGCTGCCTTGAAAGAATTGAACGAAGTCATGTCACGATCCGCAGGTCCAGATGCCGACTTCCGCAGAAGCACCGTAGGTGGTGTTGTGCCTACTGCAGAAATTCTCAATATGCTGTCCGGTGGCTTGGACAAAGAAGCGCTCAATACGATTCGTAACTTTAATGGCGAATTGGCTGATGCAATTCAAGAGAAGATGTTCGTGTTCGAGGATTTCAACGACATCGAGGATCGTTCACTACAGACCCTCTTGTTAGAGGTTCCGCAAGAAACTTTGATCGTTGCTCTGAAAGGCGCAAGTCCAAAGTTGCGCGAAAAGCTCTTCAAAAATATGGCCAAGCGTGCTGCCGATGGCGTGCGCGAAGATCTCGAGACTCGCCCACCAGTCAAGGTACAAGAAGTCGAAGAGATGCAAAAAGAAGTTATTCGTGTTGCACGTGTCTTGGCTGATGAAGGCCGCATGATCATGGAAAGGGGCAAGTCAGCCGATGCCTTCCTCTGATGAGGACTCCCTGCTGACGAGGTGGGAGCCTCCCTCCTTTGATCCTCCAAAGCCCCCTAAACCTCCTAAGGTTGCGCCTATTCAATACCCAACGGTTGAAGAGGTTGAGGCGATTCGCGACAACGCCTATAAAGAAGCTTATGAGTTAGGCTCAAATCAAGGTTTTGTAGAAGGTAGGGATGCCGGTTACAAAGAAGGCAAGGAATCAGGCTATCGCGAGGGTTATAAGCAGGGCTATGTCGAGGCAGACGAAGAAACTAAACGTTTACAAGATGCTCTGGGTCAATTGCTTGAATCAATCACTGGAATGCCTGAGGCCATTGCTGAGCCCCTCACACAACTGAGTTTTGAGATTGCCTCTCGCCTTGCTGCCAATATTTCAATGGAGCGTGCTCCGTTCGTAGCGGCTGTTCAAGAAGCCTTGATGCGTCTTCCACGCCCCGGTGAAAATCTTTACCTGCGTCTGCGAGCAGAAGAGGTTGAGACTTGGAAAAAAATTGTTGATGATCCCGGTCTCCCATTTGCCTGCACTATTTTGGTTGACGCGGATGTACGCCCAGGACATGCTTATGTTGAGGTGAGTGGTGCACGTATTGATGTGGGCCTTGAGGCACGCTTAGCTCTCGTCAGAAACGCCTTAGGTTTGGATGGCACTGCTGAAGAGCTCGCAACGGTGAACACAGAAGCCTTGATCGATAGCAGCATCAATATGCTTGAAGATGAATCTAGTGATGACTCTCACCTGGATGAAGAGCGGAACCTAGATCTCCCTGACTCTGGTGAGGTGGAGAAAGAGTGAGTCACTTGCAGCCGACTCAATTAGCAGATCAACTGGAGATGCGCAGGCAGCATCTGGCGCAAGCGCCTCGCTCGATTCGTGAGGGTAAGCTCAAGCGGGTTTCTGGAATTGTGCTTGAGGTAGAAGGTTTGCCAATGAGCATTGGTACTGGTGCAACCATACTGTCTGAACTCGGTGGCAAAACATACGATGCTGAATGCATCGGCTTTAACGGTGCCATTACCTATTTAATGCCGATCGACACGATGGAAGGTATTTCTCCTGGAGCTTTGGTTTATCCAGCAGATACCCCCTTTAATTCTGGATCGGGATATACCTCCAATAGCATCGGTGAGCCATTGCCCATCGGCGAGAGTCTGCTTGGTCGTGTAGTCGATGGCTTAGGTCGTCCGATTGATGGCAAAGGTTATGGGGAAAAGCAATTCTCTCCATTTATTCAAAGAACTTTGAATCCATTGGATCGCACCCCAATTCATGAGCCATTAGATGTTGGGATTCAAGCAGTCAATGGTTTGCTCACAGTGGGTCGAGGACAGCGGGTTGGAATCTTTGCTGGTTCTGGGGTTGGTAAAAGCGTTTTATTAGGTATGCTCGCGCGCAACTGCGTAGCTGATGTGATCGTGATTGGTTTGGTGGGTGAGCGTGGTCGTGAGGTGCGTGAGTTTTGTGAAGACACACTCGGCCCTGAATCATTTAAGCGCGCTGTTGTAGTTGCTGCTCCAGCAGATGCTTCACCCTTAGCGCGCTCTAAGGGTGCCTCGTATGCAACTGATGTAGCTATCTGGTTTAGAGATCAAGGTAAACATGTTGTTCTCATTGTGGATTCTCTGACGCGTTATGCGATGGCATTGCGCGAGATTGGTTTGAGCTTAGGTGAAGCGCCAGTAGCACGTGGATACCCGCCTAGTGTGTTTGCACGTATGCCTGAACTGGTTGAGCGCGTTGGTAATGGCGCTAATCCCGATGGATCGATTACGGCGTTTTATACCGTGTTGCTAGAAGGTGACGATACGAATGATCCAGTTGCGGATACTGCCCGCGGAATTTTGGACGGTCACTTCTTCTTATCTCGTGAATTAGCAGATAGTGGTCACTACCCAGCTATTGATGTTGAAAAGTCAATTTCTCGTGTGATGCCTAAAGTGGTTTCCAAAGAGCATCTCTTATCCGCAAGGCGCCTAAAGCAACTCTACAGTCGGTATATGAGGGGGCGCGATTTAGTTTCTATGGGCGCCTATATTGCCGGAACTGACCCAGATTTAGATGCAGCGCTCCAGGCTTGGCCAAAAATTCAGGCATTTTTACAGCAAGATGCCGAGCAAACCATTCCAATCGATCAAACTGAAAAACTCCTTTTCGAGATCGCTCCACCGGTGGTTTAATTCCTTATGTCTGCTATTGAGCTACTTCTGCGCCTAGCTAAAATCCGCGAGGATCAAGCAATGGCTCGTGCAAAAAGGGCTGCTGGACAGGTTAATCAAACAAAAGCCTTTAAAAATCAAGTACTTGAGTATGCTAAGGACTATGAGGTACAGATGATTGCCGGTGGCAATCAAAGTGTTTCTGTAGCATTTATTCAAGATGCCAATGCCTTTAGGGAAAAGCTGATTCAGAGCTCTATTGAGATGGATGGGCAGATTCAGGGTCTATCCAGAGCCTCAGAAGATACCCTCAAGACCGCCACAGAAGCCAGAATGCGCACCCTTGGATTGACTAAATTAGTCAATAAAAAGAAGCTGGAAGCCAGGAAGAAGAAGGCTAAGGCGGAAATGAACCTCTTTGAAGATAACTACGCCGCGAGGGCTAGTGCCAATTCTGGCACGAAAGATGCATAGTAAGTAGTGTTCCTTTTGGAGAAGCTATGCCAACAGTAGGTCAAATTCGAATGCAAGCAGCAGCCAGTGGCGTAAATGCCGCAGGTAGCAAGTCGGGCTCAATGCCCGGCGGCTCGGCTATGCCTGTGGGATTTGAGGCCTTCTTGTCAGCGCTAGACCGCTCTACAGCTTCTCGTCGTGATGCCCAGTTAAATTCTAGTCAAACTAGTACACAAGGCGCTTTTGCTATGCAAAATTTGCCTACTATGGGTAGCAAACAGGCTGGGGCTGCAAAAAATTCCGATCCAGTTGAAATGTTGATGGCAGAAATAGCCGCACAGGGCTTGCTGAACGTTGCCTTCCAAAATCCAAGTCAGGTTAATCAGACGAATGGTGTAAGTAATGCTGATGCCAACGCTAATATCCAGAGCTTGCTGAGTAGTTTAGATACACAACAAAATCAATCCTTATTGGGATTGGCAAATGGACAACAGCTCGACGCAAAACAAACAGCCTTAATCAGTCAAGCGCTCTCCAAAGCAATGAAAGCCTCTGGTCAGGGCGCGGAAGTTGCTATGCAAGGTCAGGCAGCTTCTTTACTGCAAGCATTGCAGCAACAGTCCTTGGGTCAGCAAAATACCCAAACCCCAGCACAAATTGCTAGCACTATTCAGAGTCTGGCGCAGAAAAATGGCATTACTTTGCCGCCAGAAATTCAGACTCAGTTAACCAATCTGATCAATAAGGGCTCGGAAACTGGCTCAATTAAGCTTTTGGGAATTGAGGGAGCTGGACAGCAAACATCCGCAGTAGTTGTGGAGCAGGCTGGTGTAGTTGATCCTAACAAGGCCACTACTATTCAAAACGTAATTGATCCTAAAACTCCTAACGTTTTAACTAGTGCTGGCGACAAATTGGCCAAATCTAAGACCTTGGATGTCAACTTAACACCAGGCAATGTAGCTGATAAAGGCCAGTTTGCTAAAGGTGGCGCACCATTGATGAGTGCGAGTGCTGTAGATGCCAAGGGCGCAGTAGAAGCACAAAACTTGTCCCATGCTGAAAAGCAAGAATTTAAAGATGCTTTAAATTTAAGTGAGATTACTGCAAGTAATGGCAGTTTAGCTAGGGCTGATGCTCAAAATTTAGGCAATCAACAGAAGATCGAATTGAAAGCATCAGAAGTTTCCTTGGCCTCAGGACCCTTGCATGAGCAGGTCATGAGTGCAGCGAAGTCTGGTGGCGGTCGGATTATGTTGGAATTAACCCCTCCAGAGCAGGGAACCATCCGAATTGACCTTAGAATTGACCAGGCCGGACGTGCACACCTCATTGTTGAGGGTGCTAGTGATGCCACCAAGTCCCGTCTCGATCAGGGCGGTCAAAACCTGAAAAATGAATTTGCTCAAATGGGCCTGAATTTATCCCTCGATTTAAGGCAGGGTGGTCAATCTCAGCAGGCTCGAGAGCAAGGTTTTGGCAGTTCTCGACAAGGTTTTTACAACAGCCAATCTACGATTTCTCAAAGCTCAAATACAACATTAGCCATCGGTTCTGCCGGATCAGGTGATAATAGGGGAAATAGCGATACAGTCCACCTGTATGCTTGATATTATTGAGTAAAGAGGAAGACAGCGATGGCTGAAGAAGAGCGTATTGAACCGACTTTAGATCCAAATGCAGCAGCGCCTGCTGCGGCTGCTTCAGGCCCTCCCGCACATGGCGATGGTTCCGAAGAAGCCGAAAAGCCTAAAAGCAAAAAAACACTTTTTATCATTATTGGTTTGGTAGTTGTGATTGTTGCTGCAGTTGGCGGATATATGTATATGCAGCACTCAGCCGAAGCAAAGCGTTTGCAAGAGGCTGAAGCAAAGCGCCCAGAAAATATCCTGAAGAAGCAGTTGATGGAGCGCAAAGAAAATGCGCCACCAATCTACATCCCGCTTGAAGAAATGATTGTTAATCTTCCTGGTCGAGGTGGTGAGCACTATCTTCAGGCAAAGATTGTTTTAAGAACCAATGATTCTGCTACTGAAGGCAAAATCAAGAATTTCATGCCAGTCATTCGGGACAAGATCATTACTGTTTTGTCATCACGTCAAATGCAAGAGTTAGCTACGGTTGAAGGTAAGGTCATGATGGCACGAGAAATTGCCTTGGTGATCAATTCCATTATTGCCCCACAGCTAACTGCGATTTATATTTTGCAACAACAGCCGGGCACCGCTGATATGCAAAATTTAGAGCGTATTGGTGCAGTTCCCAAAGAGACATCCTCTGGTCAAAAAATTACTGGGGAAGCAGCAAGAGCAGCTGCTGAATTCTGGAATGTCACTGAAATGGATTTGCCAGTGCAAGCTGTGTTGTTCAGTTCTTTTGTGATGCAGTAATCGACCACCTTAGAAAGTCCACTTAGGAAAACATGGCGGCAGAGGAAATCAATGTCGAGATGAACATTGACGCTGAAGATCAGCGTGCAATGTTTGATAAATCGAAGATCATTGCTCGGCGCCGCATGCCGACTTTGGAGTTGATTCACGAGCGCTTCAGTCGTGCAGTTCGACTCACTCTTTTCAACATGATTCGTGCACCGATTGAAGTGCAGATGCATCTTCCGGTAGTCAAGAGTTATCAAAAATTCGTAGATGAGTTTCCTGAGCGTACCAACATCAACATTGTTGGTATTCGCCCATTGCGCGGTGTGGGTTGCTGGATTGTGGATCCAGGCGTGGTTTACATTGCGATTGACAATATGTTTGGTGGCGAAGGGCGTTTAGCTCCGCGCCTGAATTTGCGTGAATACACTGCAACAGAATTACGTATCATTCGCCGCTTAGTTGACGCCTTTCTCAGTGAGTACGAGAAAGCGTGGAAATCTGTCTATGAAATTAAGTTTGACTTCATGAGACAGGAAACCAACTTCGGTTTTGCCAAGATTACCTCTCCTGGTGAGATGGTGTTGCACTCTAAATTCACTATTGAGATTAATGGCCGACCAGGCGATATTGATCTGTGTATCCCTTTTTGGGTGTTGGAGCCGGTTAAAAGCATTCTGTACAACAATATGCAAGGCTTCGCGACCGAGCCTGACCAGCATTGGACTGATTTATTAAATGATCAAGTTCATGAAGCCCCTGTTACTGCAGTAGCAGTTTTAGCTCGTAAGCAAATGCTGCTCCGTGAAATTACCTCACTTTCAGTTGGGGACATCATTCCTATTGAGATTAATGATCCTGTGACCGTGTATGTAGATGGTTTGCCGGTAATCAAGGGTCAATATGGCACGAAAGATGGCCGTTATTCTGTAAAAGTTGGCACGATTCAACATCCTGCAGAATTCCTGAAGAGTCCTCTTGAAAGTGCTCGTCTTGGCCCAAGCATGATGCGCAGTGCTGAAAAGGGCGAGCTTTATGAGCAACTTCCAGAAGTCGCCAAAAGTCATGTTGAAGTGCCTGAAAATCCAGACGCAAGCGATACAATTAGCGCAGTGACTGATGGCCTAGTGCCTGATGGTCAATGAAGCACAAAGAAAGTAGAGAATAGGGAATCACCATGGCTGAAAACGATAACGATTTAGCAAAATCAATGACTAGTGCTGATGTATCTGGTTCATTGAGAAAAGCCACCTTTAACAATCTAGAGGAAGGTGCTAGAACTAACCCAGACTTTAACGAAATTGATTTGGTGATGGATGTACCAGTTCAAGTCACAGTGGAGTTGGGTCGCGCCAAAATGCAAATTCGTAATCTACTGAACTTAACTTATGGTTCCGTGATTGAATTGGATATTCTGGCAGGAGAGCCGCTCGAAGTGGTAGTTAATGGATGCTTGGTTGCTCAGGGTGAGGTAGTGATTGTGAATGACCGTTACGGTATTCGCTTGACTGATATCGTTACTCCGGCAGAGCGTCTGCGCAAAATTAATCGTTAATTGACATGGACTCCTCGGTCGGAGGTATGTTGCTATTCTCATTTTTTTGGCTTGCACTTGCAGCCGCTCTCATTTGGGTTGTTGCATTCTTGGTAAAGCGCGACTCAGCTACCCGCGCCAGTAATCCGCATGTGATGATCTTGGCTCAGCAAGCCTTAGGTCCACGTGAGCGAGTGATTGTTCTTAATGTCTTAAATCGAATTTTGGTTGTGGGTCATACCCCCAGTCAAATTACTCTGATAGCTGAGCTTGATCCCGAAGATGTTGCTAATTTGAAGCCGCAAGCAGCAAGCGCAGATTTTGCAAATAATTTGCGCCAGTTTGTGAAAAGAAAATTAGGATGAAACGAAAAATATTCTGGTACTCATTTGGAATTACAGCCCTGATTGGGCTGTTTCCATTAGTTGCCTGGAGTCAATCTTTACCTCTTGTGACCGCTAAGGCGGGTGGCGGAGGTACGATGTACGCAGTGCCGGTAGAAACCATCATTGCGCTTACAGCGCTCAGTTTCTTGCCGGCCGCTTTGGTTCTCATGACCAGCTTCACGCGTATCCTGATTGTCTTTTCCTTATTGCGTCAGGCGCTAGGTTTGACGACCATGCCGCCAAATATTGTTTTGATCGGCCTTTCATTTTTCTTGACGCTATTCATCATGAATCCCGTCTTTGATTCGATCTATAAGAATGCTTATCAGCCTTACTCTACTGGCAAGATGGGCTTTCCGCAGGCAGTAGAGGTAGGCGCTAAACCTTTAAAAGAATTCATGCTCAAGCAAACCCGTCGAGACGATCTCAATCTCTTTGCAAAAATGTATGGCCAAGAAATTGCCACGCGTGAGGATGTTCCATTTACTGTTTTAATTCCAGCTTTTGCTATCTCCGAAATCAAGACAGGTTTTCTGATTGGCTTCGTAATTTATTTGCCATTCTTGGTGATTGACTTTGCGGTTGCCAGTATCTTGACATCGCTTGGTATGGTGATGGTCTCGCCAATGATGTTTTCATTGCCACTAAAGCTAATTGTGTTTGCATTGGCTGATGGCTGGGCGCTCCTGTCTACTTCACTTGTGCAAAGTTACATTAATTAGCGCCTATGGAAAGCGGAGTCATTATCGATTTGGTGTATCAAGCCTTAAGAATGGCAGCGGTATTGGCTGGTCCAATCTTGATGTCCTTGCTAGTAGTAGGATTGGTGATTGGTATTTTGCAGGCCGCTACTTCGATTAATGAATCGACTGTTGCCTTTGTTCCCAAGCTCATTGTGTTCGGCGTTGTGATCGTGATGATTGGCCCGATCACCTTAGTTTTATTTACTGACTATATTAAAGAGCTCTTTGCTCGCATACCTGGTTTGGTGAACTAATTTATGTTGACCATCTCAGGTCTTCAGATTGAGCAGTACATGGCAATCTTTATGTTTGCCTCAATGCGAGTGTTTGGACTTTTTCTCACCACGCCGCTATTTGCGTTTCGTGCCCTCCCAATGCAATTCCGTTTACTGGTAGCAATCTCCTTTGCCGCCTACATGATGCCTGTGATTTCCTCTGAGTTAATTCCTAATCCGGGCAGCATTACTTTCTTTGCCTCAGTGATTGAGTTATGTATCGGGGCATTTATGGGGTTTGTGATTCGATTGGGTTTTATGGTGATTGATATTGCCGCAGAAATCTTATCGTTTCAGGCTGGTTTTAGTTTTGCCTCAACGGCATTTCGAGATCCGGCTTTAGATTCTGGCTTGGTGGGTCAATTTTTGGGTCTTACCGCGATTGCTCTGGCCTTTTCTCTTAACATTCATTTGGTATTAGTTGAAATTATCTTGAGTAGCTTTA from Polynucleobacter sp. AP-Jannik-300A-C4 encodes the following:
- the fliG gene encoding flagellar motor switch protein FliG, which gives rise to MADEETGAPKQLSIAEALKEGVKGATQSGSLTFEELDGASRAAVVLLAVGAESAANVLRQMTPFEVQRLSGKMAVVRSLSRDLVLQVLRQFKDVTANNSQVAFDTDSFMQNMLTKAMGAEGASDLLGRLESTLDMSGIETLKRMESDVLYEMIKNEHPQIIATVMVFLEPSQAASVLKLFADDLRNELILRIALLEKVQPAALKELNEVMSRSAGPDADFRRSTVGGVVPTAEILNMLSGGLDKEALNTIRNFNGELADAIQEKMFVFEDFNDIEDRSLQTLLLEVPQETLIVALKGASPKLREKLFKNMAKRAADGVREDLETRPPVKVQEVEEMQKEVIRVARVLADEGRMIMERGKSADAFL
- a CDS encoding FliH/SctL family protein, whose amino-acid sequence is MPSSDEDSLLTRWEPPSFDPPKPPKPPKVAPIQYPTVEEVEAIRDNAYKEAYELGSNQGFVEGRDAGYKEGKESGYREGYKQGYVEADEETKRLQDALGQLLESITGMPEAIAEPLTQLSFEIASRLAANISMERAPFVAAVQEALMRLPRPGENLYLRLRAEEVETWKKIVDDPGLPFACTILVDADVRPGHAYVEVSGARIDVGLEARLALVRNALGLDGTAEELATVNTEALIDSSINMLEDESSDDSHLDEERNLDLPDSGEVEKE
- a CDS encoding FliI/YscN family ATPase, giving the protein MQPTQLADQLEMRRQHLAQAPRSIREGKLKRVSGIVLEVEGLPMSIGTGATILSELGGKTYDAECIGFNGAITYLMPIDTMEGISPGALVYPADTPFNSGSGYTSNSIGEPLPIGESLLGRVVDGLGRPIDGKGYGEKQFSPFIQRTLNPLDRTPIHEPLDVGIQAVNGLLTVGRGQRVGIFAGSGVGKSVLLGMLARNCVADVIVIGLVGERGREVREFCEDTLGPESFKRAVVVAAPADASPLARSKGASYATDVAIWFRDQGKHVVLIVDSLTRYAMALREIGLSLGEAPVARGYPPSVFARMPELVERVGNGANPDGSITAFYTVLLEGDDTNDPVADTARGILDGHFFLSRELADSGHYPAIDVEKSISRVMPKVVSKEHLLSARRLKQLYSRYMRGRDLVSMGAYIAGTDPDLDAALQAWPKIQAFLQQDAEQTIPIDQTEKLLFEIAPPVV
- a CDS encoding flagellar hook-length control protein FliK; protein product: MPTVGQIRMQAAASGVNAAGSKSGSMPGGSAMPVGFEAFLSALDRSTASRRDAQLNSSQTSTQGAFAMQNLPTMGSKQAGAAKNSDPVEMLMAEIAAQGLLNVAFQNPSQVNQTNGVSNADANANIQSLLSSLDTQQNQSLLGLANGQQLDAKQTALISQALSKAMKASGQGAEVAMQGQAASLLQALQQQSLGQQNTQTPAQIASTIQSLAQKNGITLPPEIQTQLTNLINKGSETGSIKLLGIEGAGQQTSAVVVEQAGVVDPNKATTIQNVIDPKTPNVLTSAGDKLAKSKTLDVNLTPGNVADKGQFAKGGAPLMSASAVDAKGAVEAQNLSHAEKQEFKDALNLSEITASNGSLARADAQNLGNQQKIELKASEVSLASGPLHEQVMSAAKSGGGRIMLELTPPEQGTIRIDLRIDQAGRAHLIVEGASDATKSRLDQGGQNLKNEFAQMGLNLSLDLRQGGQSQQAREQGFGSSRQGFYNSQSTISQSSNTTLAIGSAGSGDNRGNSDTVHLYA
- a CDS encoding flagellar basal body-associated FliL family protein, producing the protein MAEEERIEPTLDPNAAAPAAAASGPPAHGDGSEEAEKPKSKKTLFIIIGLVVVIVAAVGGYMYMQHSAEAKRLQEAEAKRPENILKKQLMERKENAPPIYIPLEEMIVNLPGRGGEHYLQAKIVLRTNDSATEGKIKNFMPVIRDKIITVLSSRQMQELATVEGKVMMAREIALVINSIIAPQLTAIYILQQQPGTADMQNLERIGAVPKETSSGQKITGEAARAAAEFWNVTEMDLPVQAVLFSSFVMQ
- the fliM gene encoding flagellar motor switch protein FliM, coding for MAAEEINVEMNIDAEDQRAMFDKSKIIARRRMPTLELIHERFSRAVRLTLFNMIRAPIEVQMHLPVVKSYQKFVDEFPERTNINIVGIRPLRGVGCWIVDPGVVYIAIDNMFGGEGRLAPRLNLREYTATELRIIRRLVDAFLSEYEKAWKSVYEIKFDFMRQETNFGFAKITSPGEMVLHSKFTIEINGRPGDIDLCIPFWVLEPVKSILYNNMQGFATEPDQHWTDLLNDQVHEAPVTAVAVLARKQMLLREITSLSVGDIIPIEINDPVTVYVDGLPVIKGQYGTKDGRYSVKVGTIQHPAEFLKSPLESARLGPSMMRSAEKGELYEQLPEVAKSHVEVPENPDASDTISAVTDGLVPDGQ
- the fliN gene encoding flagellar motor switch protein FliN, producing MAENDNDLAKSMTSADVSGSLRKATFNNLEEGARTNPDFNEIDLVMDVPVQVTVELGRAKMQIRNLLNLTYGSVIELDILAGEPLEVVVNGCLVAQGEVVIVNDRYGIRLTDIVTPAERLRKINR
- the fliO gene encoding flagellar biosynthetic protein FliO gives rise to the protein MDSSVGGMLLFSFFWLALAAALIWVVAFLVKRDSATRASNPHVMILAQQALGPRERVIVLNVLNRILVVGHTPSQITLIAELDPEDVANLKPQAASADFANNLRQFVKRKLG
- the fliP gene encoding flagellar type III secretion system pore protein FliP (The bacterial flagellar biogenesis protein FliP forms a type III secretion system (T3SS)-type pore required for flagellar assembly.), producing the protein MKRKIFWYSFGITALIGLFPLVAWSQSLPLVTAKAGGGGTMYAVPVETIIALTALSFLPAALVLMTSFTRILIVFSLLRQALGLTTMPPNIVLIGLSFFLTLFIMNPVFDSIYKNAYQPYSTGKMGFPQAVEVGAKPLKEFMLKQTRRDDLNLFAKMYGQEIATREDVPFTVLIPAFAISEIKTGFLIGFVIYLPFLVIDFAVASILTSLGMVMVSPMMFSLPLKLIVFALADGWALLSTSLVQSYIN
- a CDS encoding flagellar biosynthetic protein FliQ — its product is MESGVIIDLVYQALRMAAVLAGPILMSLLVVGLVIGILQAATSINESTVAFVPKLIVFGVVIVMIGPITLVLFTDYIKELFARIPGLVN
- a CDS encoding flagellar biosynthetic protein FliR, which produces MLTISGLQIEQYMAIFMFASMRVFGLFLTTPLFAFRALPMQFRLLVAISFAAYMMPVISSELIPNPGSITFFASVIELCIGAFMGFVIRLGFMVIDIAAEILSFQAGFSFASTAFRDPALDSGLVGQFLGLTAIALAFSLNIHLVLVEIILSSFKTIPVGVWPDAWSSKGVMELVAASFRLGLILSMPVLLVYMMFNLTQAFLGRTSPQMNLFSVGFAVSIPLAFLVIFMILPDLKIVLERSLENPLQLIRQGVETPNAR